AGCTGCGCACGGCCGGCACGACGGTGCTGCTCACGACGCATTACATGGACGAAGCTCAGCGGCTGTGCGACCGGGTGGCCATCATGTCGTTCGGGAAAGTCATTGGTGAAGGCGCACCTGCCGAGCTCATCCAAACCCGCCTGGCCCGCGAGACCGTCGAGCTTGACTGTGCACCGGAGGAAGAACGCACGTTCCTCGATGGGCTCCAGGCCTCGGCCCCCCGCGTGCGCGCCGGCCGACGGCTCATGGTGTATCTCGACGACGCCACCACGCTTGCCGCCCGTGTTCGCCGGCGTGACCCCGACGACCTTCGGTCACTCGTCGTCCGGCCGACGAACTTGGAGGATGTCTTTCTCTCCTTCACCGGCACCAACCTGGAGTGGGGACAGTGACTGGCTTATGGCTTATGGCTTCTGACCATCTTGGGATCGGCGATCTGGGATAGCGATTTGCGATAGGCCATATGCAGTTTGGAGCCGGCGTGCCCTCACGCCGAGCGAGCGGGCTGAGGGCAGCCCGACTCCATGGTATCGCCGCTTCTGAACGATATGCGATAGGCTATATGCCATAAGCAAGTTCGCCGATGAGTCTCTCACTACCCCACGCGATCTCCGTCTGGCGGCGCAATGCGGCCATGTATCGCCGCACGTGGATGTTGAACATCCTGCCGAATTTCTTCGAGCCCGTCCTCTACCTGGCCGCTATTGGCATCGGTGTCGGTGGATACATCAACGAGATCGGCGGCACCTCGTACCTGCAGTTTCTGGCGCCTGGACTGATATGTGTCGCGGCGATGAACGGCGCCAGCTTCGAGGTGACGTACAACATCTTTGTCCGCCTGACCTTCGAGAAGTCCTACGACGCCATGTTGACGACGCCGATCGAGCCGGATGACGTGCTTGCCGGCGAAGTGCTGTGGGCAATGACGCGTTCGTGCATCTACGGCGGCTGCTTCTTCATCGTCATCGCCCTCTTCGGCCTGTTCCCGCGGCCCGCCGCGTTGTTGGTTCTGCCGATCATTCCGCTGACGGGATTGCTTTTCGCCGCGCTCGGCATGGCCTTCACGCTGCGTATCCCCAACATCGACCTGTTCAGCTTCTACTTCACGCTGTTTCTGACCCCGCTGTTCCTGTTTTCCGACATCTTCTTCCCGTTGAAAGAGCGGCTTTCGGGAGGGTGGCTATGGGTGGCAGAGATCCTTCCGCTGCTGCACCCGGTCCGCATGGCCCGCGCCACGTTCCGTGGCGAGGCTTCAACCATCCTCCTGTGGGACCTTGCGTATATGCTCGCCCTCTCTGGACTGCTTCTCGCCTGGGCGCGCCGCAGCGTACGCCGGCGATTGACCAGCTAGGCCGCATCCCTGGGTCTCTCCAGCGCGTAGGGGAAGCGACGACACCGCCGTGGGGAACAGGCCTCACGTAGACGGTTTCTCGATCACCGCATACCCAACTATGGAACCCGCGCTCTACAGCATCGCGCGCGCGATTCACGGAACGCGCGGCTCCAGTTGACCTCGGCACAGCCCCTCGATAGCTTCGGACTCGCTGATCATGCCCGCGCGCCAGTTCACTGCAGCAGCGGTCCAGCTCTGTGCCGGATCAAACAAAGCTGAGAATCTCGACAAGGCGGAATCGTTTGTCGCCGCGGCGGCCCGTCAAGGCGCCCAGCTCGTCGTCTTACCCGAGGTGTTTCTGTGGCGCGGACCGCGAACGGAAGAACGCCACGGTGCAGAGCCGATCCCGGGCCCGAGCACGGCGCGTCTCGCGGACCTGGCACGAGGCCTGAAGCTGTACCTCCTGGCGGGCTCCATCCTCGAGCAGACCGCCGGCGACACCGCTGGCGGCAAGGTTTTCAATACCAGTCTGCTGTTCGACCCCCGCGGGGAGATCATCGGGCGTTACCGCAAGACCCACCTGTTCGATATCGACCTTCCGGGTCACGTCACCATCCGCGAGTCTGACACCCGCGTCGCAGGGGACGAGGCGGTCACAGTGCCGACTGAACTGGGGGTGATCGGGATGAGCGTGTGTTACGACCTGCGCTTTCCGGAACTCTACCGGCGACTCACTTTGGCAGGGGCAGAGATCATCACCATTCCCTCCGCATTCACCTTCCCTACCGGCGCCGCACACTGGGAGATCCTGCTGCGCGCCCGGGCCATCGAAAACCAGGTCTACATCATCGCCCCGGATCAAATCGGCCGCAGCCCGAGCGGCCACGTCGATTTCGGCAACTCCATGATCGTCGATCCCTGGGGCAAGCCGGTGGCACGGGCCGCCGATCGCGAGATGGTGATCGTCGCCGAGATCGATCGAGACTATCAGCAGAAAGTCCGGCGAGAACTGCCATGCCTCGATCACATCAAGTTCGGAAGGTAGGGGCGCAGCATGCTGCGCCCCTACGCCCAAAACGGGTTCGGGAGACGCACGTCCCAACCGCCGCCCTAGCGAAATCGTTCTTCCGTGTCGTCACCACCGACGAGGCACGGGAACGGATCGCGGCGTTTCCTCCAGTTGGAACGGAGGTGGTTCGGGTTGCCGGCGCGCTGGGGCGCGTGCTCGCGCGGGATCTGACCGCGCCTGCGGACCTCCCCCACTTCCATCGCGCCAACATGGATGGCTACGCGGTCCGCGCCCAGGACACCTTCGGTGCTTCCGCCAGCATCCCTGCGTATCTCAAGCTGATCGGCTCCGTCGAAATGGGAAAGGCGCCAACGCGCACGGTGCGGAAGGGCGAGACCATGCACATCGCCACCGGCGGCATGCTGCCGAGCGGCGCCGATGCGGTGGTGATGATCGAGTATACCGAGGAACTCGGCGACGGCACCGTCGAAGTGCATCGAAACGTGGCACCGTGGGAAAACGTGCTGCGCACCGGTGAAGACATCGTCAAGGGAGAGCCTATCTTCGCACGGGGGCGACGCCTGCGCGCACGCGACCTGGGTGCGCTGACGGG
This genomic stretch from Candidatus Binatia bacterium harbors:
- the glp gene encoding gephyrin-like molybdotransferase Glp, with amino-acid sequence MPRSHQVRKVGAQHAAPLRPKRVRETHVPTAALAKSFFRVVTTDEARERIAAFPPVGTEVVRVAGALGRVLARDLTAPADLPHFHRANMDGYAVRAQDTFGASASIPAYLKLIGSVEMGKAPTRTVRKGETMHIATGGMLPSGADAVVMIEYTEELGDGTVEVHRNVAPWENVLRTGEDIVKGEPIFARGRRLRARDLGALTGVGITRVPVFRRPRVALISTGDEIVPPETRPRPGQVRNINTYALIAMATEAGATVTDFGVIPDRADRLRQALGAALSRHDLVLISGGSSVGTKDITLDIITSFPRSEILFHGISVAPGKPTILARALGKPVLGLPGHPVSALVIFEVFGAPLIRVLGGEDRGAIFAPRRTMWARL
- a CDS encoding carbon-nitrogen hydrolase family protein, whose amino-acid sequence is MPARQFTAAAVQLCAGSNKAENLDKAESFVAAAARQGAQLVVLPEVFLWRGPRTEERHGAEPIPGPSTARLADLARGLKLYLLAGSILEQTAGDTAGGKVFNTSLLFDPRGEIIGRYRKTHLFDIDLPGHVTIRESDTRVAGDEAVTVPTELGVIGMSVCYDLRFPELYRRLTLAGAEIITIPSAFTFPTGAAHWEILLRARAIENQVYIIAPDQIGRSPSGHVDFGNSMIVDPWGKPVARAADREMVIVAEIDRDYQQKVRRELPCLDHIKFGR
- a CDS encoding ABC transporter permease, giving the protein MSLSLPHAISVWRRNAAMYRRTWMLNILPNFFEPVLYLAAIGIGVGGYINEIGGTSYLQFLAPGLICVAAMNGASFEVTYNIFVRLTFEKSYDAMLTTPIEPDDVLAGEVLWAMTRSCIYGGCFFIVIALFGLFPRPAALLVLPIIPLTGLLFAALGMAFTLRIPNIDLFSFYFTLFLTPLFLFSDIFFPLKERLSGGWLWVAEILPLLHPVRMARATFRGEASTILLWDLAYMLALSGLLLAWARRSVRRRLTS